From one Solea solea chromosome 15, fSolSol10.1, whole genome shotgun sequence genomic stretch:
- the dlg5a gene encoding disks large homolog 5a isoform X5, whose product MEPKHKELLDQCHQNLLESITDADRVIELLVGSGALSPLDRFELDQNCSSSAEKVDHLLKMLVNKESDHFLDLCVALEKAYPDLHAVLFGHNGTGCTGTGTGGGGAVEPSTGSTYSVLSTMPSDSESSSSLSSVGSPVNGEASSPPPLVVNDNRSSGDNLDTVLFQLRQVTRERDELRKRLALASPGTTFDDCRPNSKAGHDYERLKSQCMRAMADLQSLQNQHTKTLKRCEEAVKEADFYHMLHSRVLGEQTQLKEEMETLRRDNSQLVREHNHLQQNCEELRRLHGQDQRELSDLRQQQQQVMRESGSSEVLNQLYDTAMDKLEGVKKDYDALSKRYSDKVANHNTDLSRLEQTEEENRRLQKQTDALLMQRDSAVHYQQQYSTSVRRFETVQQELNKSSAQNKELQREMERLQSEVTRYKNLQLKSAKDCDKYKEERDSVFNEYRLIMSERDQVIKELDKLQTELEAAEARLKNTSSERVVASEELEALRQELNSSLVDRDRAICERNELLEKYCHEVKDKAEAQKELSQACKDIETVREERDVARKERTEAIIQRDQLLREYYQARQKQDSATLDMERANKEIEMLRKQYEAMSQELKEATQEAEVAKCRRDWAFQERDKIVAERESIRTLCDNLRRERDRAVSDLADALRNLDDMRKQKNDALRELKEIKEKMESQLEKEARFCQLMAHSSHDSAIDTDSLEWETEVVEFEKDRDDMDLKALGFDITDGVNDPYLPGDCGIFVTRVDKGSIADGRLRVNDWLLKINDVDLTNKDRKQVVKAVLSGGGSINMVVRRRKSVGGRLVTPVHINLVGHKDSGIGLESGVLVAAIVPGSPAAREGSLSVGDRLIAINGIALDNKSVTECEALLRSCRDSLSLSLMKFFPHSTSGQNIFESLRDSSEKSSGRIHLSDIHCRNGRNLKHNSSTQTDIFCSDAGSSVGSISEERRKVRGESDEVYGDVLKPFSMGSLHAMSLRPVSDLGTGRYGPSAFQECCPYSKGPSSLPFDPVSNSDCVTMETTLEKKHSGGTWPKMLVGGMSVAPDNPSPLTTAAQLSIYKSPKQRKSIFDPDAFKRPDTPSSKMEYMAANQIAAVAATAAAVSHSPQPSKTESRSSSSTPTPPTPPTRSDSFKFKHKHQSSSASDCTITSDGKGGEPVIAMATGESRERGERERDRNGNHYFLEGKVLTSRKSCDEDIGRTRGEEPEVKRPRPKSAPALRRRMTPQPITFPSFQSYSNDEHSPEPRELLRSSPSRTHRHSVGFVPTVYNGALPPSSAHRGLSPCPAVTAVMRNPVYTVRSHRVHTSNCPSVASQICHQHTHTSPQHQGHLSLDLSQQKRTSDFSESSSRSSRASHGTNSLPSSARLGSSSNVQYRAERIKIPSTPRYPRSMLGSDRGSLSHSECSSPSLITPPQSPLNLETTSFVSSQSQGSISTLPRISVSPVTIGERRKDRPYLEEPRNVVVQKGAEPLGISIVSGENGGIFVSKVTGGSIAHQAGLEYGDQLLEFNGINLRNATEQQARLIIGQQCDTITIMAQYNPHMYQLGNHSRSSSRLEPVTAQPSPQGNGAASPDNHSNIDTLSEQDEGTLTPSSKQTTPTTSPQNFSRMPSESSRKAVEPRLVTVRRPGVEVGVSLCGGNLRGVYIESLDEDSPARGSDGLLPGDLILEYNSVNMKNKTAEEVYVEMLKPADVVTLKVQHRPDDFSVLRDLPGDGFYIRALYDRVADAEGDLTFKKDDILYVDESLPKGTFGTWMAWQLDENAQKIQRGQIPSKYMMDQEFYRRHSVTEMKEDSAKTLSAAARRSFFRRKQKHKRSSSKDSKETVALDAISTDSIPFFDDCVSLAYQRVQKVECSSPRPVLVLGPLTDAVKEMLIKESPGKFCRCLLEVMKASQQAIERGVKDCLFIDYKRRSGHFDVTTVASIKEIAEKGCHCLLDIAPHAIDRLHSVHIYPIVVFIRYKNAKQIKEQKDPVYLRDKVSQKHSKEQFESAQKIEQEYSKFFTGIVQGGSLPYICTQIMTIVDQEQSKVLWTPLGCP is encoded by the exons gCTCCACGTACAGCGTTCTGTCCACGATGCCCTCGGACTCTGAAAGCAGCAGCTCCCTCAGCAGCGTTG GTTCGCCCGTGAACGGCGAAGCTTCCTCGCCACCGCCACTGGTCGTCAACGACAACCGCTCGTCCGGAGACAATCTGGACACGGTGCTGTTCCAGCTCCGGCAGGTGACCAGGGAGAGGGACGAGCTCCGCAAGCGTCTGGCGTTGGCATCGCCCGGGACCACCTTCGACGACTGCAG GCCAAATTCCAAAGCCGGTCATGACTATGAGCGTCTGAAGAGTCAGTGCATGAGGGCCATGGCAGATctccagtctctccagaaccagCACACCAAAACACTCAAGAGGTGCGAGGAGGCTGTGAAAGAGGCCGACTTCTACCA TATGCTGCACAGTCGTGTGTTGGGTGAACAGACGCAGCTGAAGGAAGAGATGGAGACGCTCAGGAGAGACAACTCTCAGCTCGTCCGCGAACACAATCACCTTCAGCAGAACTGTGAGGAGCTGAGACGACTGCACGGACAAGACCAGAGAGAACTGAGTGACctgaggcagcagcaacagcag GTGATGAGGGAGAGCGGCTCGTCGGAGGTGCTGAACCAGCTCTACGACACGGCCATGGACAAACTGGAGGGCGTGAAGAAGGACTACGACGCCCTGAGCAAGCGCTACAGCGACAAGGTGGCCAACCACAACACGGACCTGAGTCGCCTGGAGCAGACGGAGGAGGAGAACCGGCGGCTGCAGAAGCAGACGGACGCGCTGCTCATGCAGCGAGACTCGGCCGTGCACTACCAGCAGCAGTATTCCACGTCCGTGAGGag GTTCGAGACGGTGCAGCAGGAGCTGAACAAGTCGTCGGCCCAGAACAAGGAGCTGCAGCGGGAGATGGAGCGGCTCCAGTCGGAGGTGACGCGCTACAAGAACCTGCAGCTGAAGTCGGCCAAGGACTGCGACAAGTACAAGGAGGAGCGCGACTCGGTGTTCAACGAGTACCGGCTCATCATGAGCGAGCGAGACCAGGTGATCAAAGAGCTGGACAAGCTGCAGACGGAGCTGGAGGCGGCCGAGGCGCGGCTGAAAAACACGTCGTCTGAGCGCGTGGTGGCCAGCGAGGAGCTGGAGGCTCTGAGACAG GAGCTGAACTCGTCGCTGGTGGACCGCGACAGGGCCATCTGTGAGAGGAACGAGCTGCTGGAGAAGTACTGCCACGAGGTGAAGGACAAGGCCGAGGCCCAGAAGGAGCTGAGTCAGGCCTGCAAGGACATCGAGACGGTGCGCGAGGAGAGGGACGTGGCCCGCAAGGAGAGGACGGAGGCCATCATTCAGAGGGATCAGCTGCTCCGGGAATACTATCAGGCCAGACAG AAACAAGACTCGGCGACTCTGGACATGGAGCGAGCCAACAAGGAGATCGAGATGCTGAGGAAACAGTACGAGGCCATGTCCCAGGAGCTGAAGGAGGCCACGCAGGAGGCCGAGGTGGCCAAGTGTCGTCGCGACTGGGCTTTTCAAGAGAGGGACAAGATAGTGGCGGAGAGGGAGAGCATACG GACTCTGTGCGATAACCTGCGGCGGGAGAGGGACCGAGCGGTCAGCGATTTAGCCGACGCTCTGCGTAATCTGGACGACATGAGGAAGCAGAAGAACGACGCGCTGAGAGAACTCAAGGAAATAAA GGAGAAGATGGAGAGCCAGCTGGAGAAGGAGGCCCGGTTCTGTCAACTGATGGCCCACAGCTCTCACGACTCGGCCATCGACACGGACTCTCTGGAGTGGGAGACGGAGGTGGTGGAGTTTGAGAAGGACAGG GATGACATGGACTTGAAGGCACTTGGGTTTGATATCACAGACGGGGTAAATGATCCATATTTACCAGGAGATTGTGGAATATTTGTGACAAGGGTGGACAAAGGAAGTATTGCAGATGGAAGGTTAAG AGTGAATGATTGGTTGTTGAAGATCAACGACGTAGACCTGACCAATAAGGACAGGAAGCAGGTGGTGAAGGCCGTGCTCAGCGgcggaggatccatcaacatgGTGGTACGAAGACGGAAGTCAGTGGGAGGGAGGCTGGTCACTCCTGTCCACATCAACCTCGTGGGACACAAAG ACAGTGGTATTGGTCTGGAGAGCGGCGTGTTGGTTGCTGCCATCGTCCCTGGAAGTCCAGCAGCCAGAGAAggttctctctctgtgggagACAGACTGATCGCT ATAAATGGCATTGCACTGGATAACAAATCAGTGACGGAGTGTGAGGCTCTGCTGCGGAGCTGCAGGGACTCGCTGAGTCTTTCCCTCATGAAG TTCTTCCCTCACAGCACGTCGGGGCAGAACATCTTCGAGAGTCTGCGCGACTCTTCAGAGAAGTCCAGCGGGCGCATTCACCTGTCGGACATCCACTGCAGGAACGGCCGCAATCTCAAACACAACAGCTCGACGCAGACGGACATCTTCTGCTCCGACGCCGGCTCCAGCGTCGGCAGCATctctgaggagaggaggaaggtcAGGGGTGAATCTGATGAGGTGTACGGGGACGTCCTCAAGCCCTTCTCCATGGGTTCCCTCCACGCCATGAGCCTTCGGCCGGTGTCAGACTTGGGCACGGGCCGCTACGGACCCAGCGCGTTCCAGGAGTGCTGCCCTTACTCGAAGGGGCCCTCCTCTTTGCCCTTTGACCCCGTCTCAAACTCGGACTGCGTCACGATGGAGACGACGTTGGAGAAGAAGCACAGTGGAGGCACGTGGCCCAAGATGTTGGTGGGCGGGATGTCGGTCGCCCCGGATAATCCCAGTCCGCTCACAACAGCAGCCCAGCTCTCCATCTACAAATCACCCAAGCAGAGGAAGTCCATCTTTGACCCGGACGCCTTCAAGCGCCCCGACACGCCCTCGTCTAAGATGGAGTACATGGCGGCCAATCAGATCGCGGCAGTAGCTGCCACCGCCGCCGCGGTTTCCCACTCCCCGCAGCCTTCAAAGACCGAGTCCCGCTCCTCCTCGTCCACGCCGACCCCTCCGACCCCGCCCACTCGCAGCGACTCCTTCaagttcaaacacaaacaccagagcAGCTCTGCGTCCGACTGCACCATCACCTCGGACGGCAAGGGCGGCGAGCCCGTCATCGCCATGGCGACGGGAGAGAGCAGGGAACGCGGCGAGCGGGAGCGGGACAGGAACGGAAACCACTACTTCCTGGAGGGAAAAGTGCTGACGTCACGGAAGTCGTGCGATGAGGACATCGGGCGGACCCGAGGGGAGGAGCCTGAGGTGAAGAGGCCACGCCCCAAATCGGCCCCCGCCCTCCGCCGCAGGATGACACCTCAGCCCATCACGTTTCCCTCCTTCCAA AGCTACTCTAACGATGAACACTCACCGGAGCCCAGGGAGCTGCTGCGCTCCTCACCCAGCCGCACCCACAGGCACAGCGTCGGCTTCGTCCCCACCGTCTACAACGGCGCCCTCCCTCCCA GTTCAGCCCACAGAGGACTGTCTCCCTGCCCCGCGGTCACCGCTGTGATGAGGAATCCGGTGTACACCGTGCGCAGTCACCGCGTTCACACCAGCAACTGCCCGTCTGTCGCCTCCCAGATATGTCACCAGCACACCCACACCAg cccgCAGCACCAGGGTCACCTCAGCCTGGACCTGAGTCAGCAGAAGCGCACAAGCGACTTCTCGGAGTCGTCGTCGCGCAGCAGCAGAGCATCACACGGTACAAACTCACTGCCGTCCAGCGCACGGCTTG GTTCTTCCAGCAACGTCCAGTACCGCGCTGAGAGGATCAAGATCCCTTCTACTCCACGTTACCCACGCTCCATGCTGGGCTCAGACCGAG gCTCCCTGTCACACTCCGAGTGCAGCAGTCCCAGTCTCATCACGCCGCCGCAGTCGCCGCTCAACCTGGAGACGACGTCATTCgtcagcagccaatcacagggctCCATTTCCACTTTACCACGGATCTCAGTCAGTCCCGTAACGATAGGAGAGCGAAGGAAAGACAg GCCGTACCTGGAGGAACCTCGCAACGTCGTCGTCCAAAAAGGTGCAGAGCCTCTTGGAATCTCCATCGTCAGCGGGGAGAACGGAGGAATCTTTGTTTCAAAGGTTACGGGAGGAAGCATTGCCCATCAGGCGGGGCTGGAGTACGGAGACCAGCTGCTGGAG TTTAATGGTATCAACCTGCGGAACGCCACGGAGCAGCAAGCTCGTCTCATCATCGGCCAACAGTGtgacaccatcaccatcatggCTCAGTACAACCCACACATGTACCAGCTGGGAAACCACTCACGCTCCAG TTCTCGTCTGGAGCCAGTCACTGCTCAGCCGAGTCCTCAAGGAAACGGCGCCGCATCCCCCGACAATCACTCCAACATCGATACGCTCAGCGAACAGGATGAAGGCACGCTTACTCCCTCCTCCAAGCAGACCACACCCACGACCAGCCCGCAGAACTTCAGCAG GATGCCGTCTGAGAGCAGCAGGAAGGCGGTGGAGCCGAGGCTTGTGACGGTACGAAGGCCTGGAGTGGAAGTGGGAGTGTCGCTCTGTGGAGGAAACCTACGTGGTGTCTACATTGAGAGCCTGGATGAAGACAGTCCTGCCCGAGGCTCTGATGGACTCCTTCCTGGAGACCTGATCTTAGAG TATAACTCAGTGAATATGAAGAATAAAACAGCTGAAGAGGTTTACGTGGAGATGCTGAAACCCGCAGACGTGGTGACACTGAAGGTGCAGCATCGACCCGACGACTTCAGTGTCCTCAGAGACTTACCAGGAGACGGCTTTTATATTAG AGCACTTTACGACCGCGTCGCCGACGCCGAGGGCGACCTCACGTTTAAGAAAGACGACATCCTGTACGTGGACGAGTCTTTACCTAAGGGCACCTTCGGGACGTGGATGGCCTGGCAGCTGGACGAGAACGCTCAGAAGATCCAGAGAGGACAGATCCCCAGCAAGTACAT gaTGGACCAGGAGTTTTACCGCAGACACAGCGTGACAGAAATGAAGGAAGACTCGGCGAAGACTCTGTCGGCCGCCGCCCGCAGGTCGTTCTTCAggaggaaacagaaacacaaacgcAGCAGCTCCAAGGACAGCAAAGAGACGGTGGCTCTGGACGCCATCAGCACCGACTCCATCCCCTTCTTTGAcg ACTGTGTGAGTCTGGCGTACCAGCGCGTCCAGAAGGTGGAGTGCTCGTCCCCTCGGCCGGTGCTCGTCCTCGGGCCGCTCACCGACGCCGTGAAGGAGATGCTGATCAAAGAATCTCCCGGGAAGTTCTGCAGATGTTTACTCG aggTGATGAAGGCGTCCCAACAAGCCATCGAGCGCGGCGTCAAAGATTGTCTCTTCATCGACTACAAACGCAGGAGCGGCCATTTTGACGTCACCACCGTTGCTTCGATAAAGGAAATCGCagaaaag GGCTGCCACTGTTTACTGGACATCGCACCACACGCCATCGATCGGCTGCACAGTGTTCACATTTATCCAATCGTTGTTTTCATTCGCTACAAAAACGCCAAGCAGATAAA GGAGCAGAAAGATCCGGTTTATCTGCGGGACAAAGTATCTCAGAAACATTCCAAGGAGCAGTTTGAAAGTGCACAGAAGATCGAGCAGGAGTACAGTAAATTCTTCACAG GTATTGTCCAGGGCGGCTCCCTCCCGTACATTTGCACTCAGATCATGACGATCGTCGATCAAGAACAGAGTAAAGTCCTGTGGACTCCACTTGGCTGCCCCTAG